CGCCGACCCGGTCAAGGACTACCTCAAGCAGATCGGCAAGGTCCCCCTGCTCAACGCCGAGCAGGAGGTGGAGCTGGCCAAGCGCATCGAGGCCGGGCTCTTCGCCGAGGAGAAGCTGGCCGAGGAGTCCGAGGCGCTGTCCTTCGACTTCCGCGACGAACTGAACTGGATCGCCGAGGACGGCGGCCGGGCCAAGAAGCACCTGCTCGAGGCGAACCTGCGCCTCGTGGTGTCGCTGGCCAAGCGCTACACCGGCCGCGGCATGCTCTTCCTCGACCTGATCCAGGAGGGCAACCTCGGCCTGATCCGCGCGGTCGAGAAGTTCGACTACACCAAGGGCTACAAGTTCTCCACCTACGCCACCTGGTGGATCCGGCAGGCCATCACCCGCGCGATGGCCGACCAGGCCCGCACCATCCGCATCCCGGTGCACATGGTCGAGGTCATCAACAAGCTGGCCCGCGTCCAGCGGCAGATGCTGCAGGACCTCGGCAGGGAGCCGACCCCGGAGGAGCTCGCCAGGGAGCTCGACATGACCCCGGAGAAGGTCGTCGAGGTGCAGAAGTACGGCCGCGAGCCGATCTCGCTGCACACCCCCCTGGGCGAGGACGGCGACAGCGAGTTCGGTGACCTCATCGAGGATTCCGAGGCGATCCAGCCGGGCGAGGCCGTCAGCTTCACCCTGCTCCAGGAGCAGCTCCACTCGGTGCTCGACACCCTGTCCGAGCGCGAGGCCGGCGTGGTCTCGATGCGCTTCGGCCTCACCGACGGCCAGCCCAAGACCCTGGACGAGATCGGCAAGGTCTACGGTGTGACCCGCGAGCGGATAAGGCAGATAGAGAGCAAGACGATGTCGAAGCTGCGGCACCCGTCGCGTTCCCAGGTGCTCCGCGACTACCTGGACTGACACGTCTTTCGCCTCGTCTTTTCGACGTCTGTTGCGCGGTGCAGGGCCGGCCTCCCGCTGGGGAGGCCGGCCCTGCACGCGTGTGCGGCGCCCGTCGCCCCGGCCGTGTGTACCCGCGAGTGTGGCGAGGCTGCGCGGACGGTGCCGAGTCGATGGGCGCCGCGCGATGTTCCCCTTGTTTCCCTTCATCCGACACCCACGATGATGCCGGGTGGGATGTATGGGCGGGATAAAGAACCGAGACCTGTTCGTTACTTTTGTCGGCCGTGACCGGCGCCCCGCGCCTGGTTTGCGGCTTTGTGCCGCGAAACAGGGAAAACGTTATGGAAAGTCCAGCTTCCCGGGCGGGGGCGGCCGCTAGCCTTCCTGTCCATGGGGCTATTCGGACGGCGTAGGCGCGCCGCGAGGAACACCGTGGCAACCGACTTCATCGTCGGCCGGACGTGGCACGACATCGCCCTGGACGCCGGTGTGGACGCGGTCTCCGAGGGATACCTGGCGGCCGGAACGGCGCTGCTGCGGGAGACGCGCGAGGACCCCGAACTCCGGGCGCAGCGGGTGGAGGCCCTGGGCAGGGCCGCGGTCGGGCGCAGCGGGGGAATCACCGAACTGCTGACCGAGGACGCCACCGAGGCCGACGCGACCGACATCCTGCTGTGGCTGGGGCGCACCCTCATCGACGAGGCGTGGCAGATCCGCGGCGGCGGCTGGGCCGAGACCGTGGGCAGGGACCGCTTCAAGCTGTTCCGCGCGACCCTGGCCAACGCGCGCGAGCCGCTGCTGGCCGCGGCCGAGCTCGACACCGCCGACCCGGTCCCGTGGGAGTGCATGCAGTGGCTCGCGCTGGGCCTGGAGCTGGAACGGGACCACAAGGACGCCATCTGGCGCAACATCGCCGAGCGCTGCCCGACCCTGATGTCGGCGCACTGGGGGCGGCTGCAGGTCCTGGCGGAGAAGTGGGGCGGCTCGCACGAGGAGATGTTCGACTTCGCCCGCCAGGTGGTGGACGCGGCCCCCGCGGGCCAGCCGCTGACCGCGATGCTCCCCCTCGCCCACGCCGAGTACCTGCTGCGGGAGCGGCGCCCGCTGCTGGAGAGCGGCGAGTCACGGGCGTTCGTGCGGTTCTCCGTCGACCACTACACCATGGAGATCGTCGAGGAGCTGGAGGCGGCCGCGAACAAGTGGACCGCCACGATGGCCCCGCACCCGCGCGGGCTGGAGGCGCACCACCTCTTCGGGGCGATCCTGGCCGACTGCGGGTTGGACGACGCCGCCCGCCCTCACCTGGAACGGGTCGGCGACCGCCTGCACGTCATCCCTTGGAGCTACCTGGGAGCCGGCAGCGCCGGCGAGGAGTTCTCCGACGCCCTGCAGCGCCTGGGCATCGCCTGACGGGGAGCCGCGGGGCCGGCTCAGCCGCGCACGACGACGTTGAGGACGCGGGGGGAGCCCGCGCGAGCGGGGGCGCCGAGTTCGGCGGTGTGGCCGAGGTCGTTGAGCGCCGCGGCCAGCTCCTCCGGGGTCTCCGGAGCGGCGCGGGCGGCCAGCAGGGCATGGGCGATCTCACCGCGGGTCGCCTTGGCCATGTGGCTGACCACGGACCGCTTGACGGTGCCGTCCACCGTCGTCTCCCGCAGCACCCGGACGGTGACCGTGCGGGCGGCGGTGTCGGTCCCGGGCTTGAACGCGGCGGCGTAGGCGGCCGAGCGGCAGTCGATCACGAGCCGCCCGTCGGCATGCTTGTCGAGGAGGTCGTTCAGGTGCGTGCGCCAGAACGCTCCCAGCGCGCCCAGCGGGGGCAGCTTCACCCCCATCGACAGCCGGTAGGGCGGCAGCGGGTCGGTGACGCCGACCGCGCCCCACAGACCGGAGAAGACCAGCACCGACTCGCGCGCGACCCCGGCGGCGTCCCCGGACAGCAGCTCCGGCAGCCGCAGGGCGTCGTAGAGCACGCCGGTGTAGAGCTCGGCGGCGCGCAGGGTCGGCGCGGTGCGCAGCTCACGGTCGCGCCGGACCGCGTCGGTCTGCCCCGCGGACAGCCCCAGCACCTCGCGGGCCCGCTCGACCGGCCCAGCGCACAGCTCCTCCAGCGCCGCCAGCACGCGCTCCCTGGCCCCGGTCACCTCGGTCAGGCTCAGAGCCGAGAGGTCCAGCGGCGGCCCGTCCCCCGTGGTGGCCTTTCCCTCGGACGGCGGCAACAGGATCAGCATGGGTTCTCTTTCGGACTCGCGTGCTTCAGGGCGAGGGCGTCGACACCTCCCGGTCGGCGCACGGTCTCCCGCAGGGCCGCGTCGACCGTGTCCTCCGCCGTGCGGGTTCCCAGGATTTCGGCGGCGCACGCCGGCGTCTCCGCGTCGATGCCGTCGATCAGGATCTCGGTCATGGCCCCTCCTCGAACGACGGTGCTTTCCTGGCTTTCCCGCTCCCCGCACGCACGGACATGACGAGTGTACGCACCGCGTGCTGCGGGCCGTGCTCGGGCGATGCCGTCCTGAACGGCTTCGATACGCTGCTTCCTCCGGGAGGTGGAGCTGGTGAACGATTGGGCCGGGCGCGTGGCGGCCGACTGGCCGGCGCTGCACGTGGAGCAGCGCGGCGGGTGGCGGCTGGGGTACAGCGAGGGCGTGACCAAGCGGGCCAATTCGGCGTTCGCGCTGGAGCCGGGCGCCCGCGCCGAGGTGCCGGAGGAGTTCTATCCGGCCCGGGGACTGGCGCCGTGCGTGCAGGTCTGGCGGGGCGGCGAGGCGCTGGACGCGGAGCTGGCCGGGCGGGGCTACCGGGTGGTGGATCCCAGCCTGGTCATGGAACGGGAACTGGGGGAGCGGCCCCCGGCGGGCGAGGACGTCGCCGTCGCTGCGGGCCGGGGACGGGCCTGGCGGGAGGTGCGGGCCGAACCGGACGCGTCCGGCCGCGCCGCCGAGGTGACCGGGCGCATCATGGACCGGGCCGCGATGGGCTACGCCGTCCACGGCAGCGGTCTCGCGCGCGGTTGCGCGGCGCTGAACGGTGAATGGGTCGGGGTCTACGCCATGTTCACGCGTCCCGAGGCGCGCGGCACGGGGCTGGGCGCAGCGGTGCTCGACGCCCTGCTGCGTTGGGGCCACGACAAGGGGGCCCGGCGCGGCTACCTCCTGGTGACCGAGGACAATGCCGCCGCACGCGCGCTCTACCGGCGGGCCGGGTTCGGCGCCGTCAGCGGGTACCACTACCGGGTGCTCGATTCCCCCGGGCCCCGGAGCGGAGGCTGACGCGGGAGACGACCCCCGGACAGACTTCGGCGGTGGCCCCCCGCATCGGGGGGCCACCGCCGCAAGTCTCTCTATGTCTAACGCTCGTTTTCAGCGGCCGTGGCCGGAGTCGAGTGGAGTCGGTCGGTCTCGTCCTGGATCTCCGAGGCGATCCTACGGAGCGAGTCGTCGTGCTTGCGCATGTGGTGCGCGCAGAACAGCAGTTCGCCACCGGAGTTGAGAACCACTCGGACGTACGCCTGCGCTCCGCAACGGTCGCAACGGTCAGCAGCCGTCAGCGGCTGGGTGGGGGCAAGGGTTCCAGTCACTTCGCCTTCCTCAATGCTCGGCGTTAGTCACTCAGGACAACATCTAACCGGACCAAGAGCTTCCCAACCAGCCCTCCTGTACGCCGACAGCGGAATCAGCCCGGTTTGTGAGCTACCTCTCCACTTAACTGATTCATCTGGTCGGGTTCCCTCCCCGCGACACGCCCGCTACACGGATGTCGGTAAGTGCCGCTACCCTGCAATTCGAACTACTGTGCCTATGGCATCGGAATCGAGCGCGCACCACCGGCCTCGACAGCAGGCGGGCGCGCTCGAACGGTGCCTGCCCCTGTCCGTCCGCGCTCGCCCCCGAGAACAGCGCGCGCTCGAAACCCTCGATTTCGCAGGAGTGTCCACGTGACCGCCCTCACCGCAGCCGTCCATGACCCCGAGGACTACTCCGCTCGGCACCTTTCGGTCTTGGAAGGTCTTGAGGCGGTCCGCAAGCGGCCCGGCATGTACATCGGTTCCACCGACAGCCGGGGGCTCACCCACTGCATGTGGGAGATCATCGACAACGCCGTGGACGAGGCGCTCGGCGGCTTCTGCACCCGCATCGACGTCGTACTGCACGCCGACGGATCGGTGGAGGTCCGCGACAACGGACGCGGCATCCCCGTCGACGCCGAGCCCAAGTCCGGGCTGTCCGGCATCGAGCTGGTCATGACCAAGCTGCACGCCGGCGGCAAGTTCGGCGGCGGCTCCTACAACGCCTCCGGCGGGCTGCACGGCGTGGGCGCGTCCGTGGTCAACGCGCTGTCGGGCCGCCTCGACGTCGAGGTCGACCGGCAGGGCCACACGCACGCGATCAGCTTCAAGCGCGGCATCCCCGGCTCCTTCGCCGCCGACGGCCCCGACGCCGACTTCGAGCCGGCCTCCGGCCTCTCCCAGGTCCGGCGGGTGGCCAAGAAGGTCACCGGCACCCGGGTGCGCTTCTGGGCCGACCGGCAGATCTTCCTCAAGGACGCCGACATCGCGCGCGACTCGCTGCTCGACCGCGCCCGCCAGACCGCGTTCCTCATCCCGGGCCTGACGATCTCGGTGCGCGACGAGCGCACCGAGGGCGAGCCGGTCTACGAGGAGGAGTTCCGCTTCGACGGGGGCATCAGCGAGTTCTGCACCTACCTCGCCCCCGACGGCCCGATCAGCGAGGTGCTGCGGATCGAGGGC
This sequence is a window from Spinactinospora alkalitolerans. Protein-coding genes within it:
- a CDS encoding RNA polymerase sigma factor, with the translated sequence MSPASSTRSKQPESLQEPVIQQLIERGRSQGYLEPEDVRRAFEEADIPMSQAQAVLRSLTKEGVTLVVGAAESAPARRKSARRKTAAPKTATTKVKRAAAAQEQPETVTAVVDSAAAPAKPAPVKAVPAKAAPAKKRAAGEAGTKGAPAKAAPAKRTAAKATAKADGKKDEVNPNSEEAEDEDVDLEATEPNEPAESAEEFEETGAELELVEDTDDGTETIEGPVAGSGVKPEIVGIPEKAAANTSEDEAFVLYDDDDDAPAAQVVAAGATADPVKDYLKQIGKVPLLNAEQEVELAKRIEAGLFAEEKLAEESEALSFDFRDELNWIAEDGGRAKKHLLEANLRLVVSLAKRYTGRGMLFLDLIQEGNLGLIRAVEKFDYTKGYKFSTYATWWIRQAITRAMADQARTIRIPVHMVEVINKLARVQRQMLQDLGREPTPEELARELDMTPEKVVEVQKYGREPISLHTPLGEDGDSEFGDLIEDSEAIQPGEAVSFTLLQEQLHSVLDTLSEREAGVVSMRFGLTDGQPKTLDEIGKVYGVTRERIRQIESKTMSKLRHPSRSQVLRDYLD
- the yaaA gene encoding peroxide stress protein YaaA; protein product: MLILLPPSEGKATTGDGPPLDLSALSLTEVTGARERVLAALEELCAGPVERAREVLGLSAGQTDAVRRDRELRTAPTLRAAELYTGVLYDALRLPELLSGDAAGVARESVLVFSGLWGAVGVTDPLPPYRLSMGVKLPPLGALGAFWRTHLNDLLDKHADGRLVIDCRSAAYAAAFKPGTDTAARTVTVRVLRETTVDGTVKRSVVSHMAKATRGEIAHALLAARAAPETPEELAAALNDLGHTAELGAPARAGSPRVLNVVVRG
- a CDS encoding GNAT family N-acetyltransferase, yielding MNDWAGRVAADWPALHVEQRGGWRLGYSEGVTKRANSAFALEPGARAEVPEEFYPARGLAPCVQVWRGGEALDAELAGRGYRVVDPSLVMERELGERPPAGEDVAVAAGRGRAWREVRAEPDASGRAAEVTGRIMDRAAMGYAVHGSGLARGCAALNGEWVGVYAMFTRPEARGTGLGAAVLDALLRWGHDKGARRGYLLVTEDNAAARALYRRAGFGAVSGYHYRVLDSPGPRSGG
- a CDS encoding DUF7455 domain-containing protein, producing MTGTLAPTQPLTAADRCDRCGAQAYVRVVLNSGGELLFCAHHMRKHDDSLRRIASEIQDETDRLHSTPATAAENER